The Argopecten irradians isolate NY chromosome 6, Ai_NY, whole genome shotgun sequence genome has a window encoding:
- the LOC138326153 gene encoding perlucin-like — translation MWGPHLLLGVLVVYTFGRVRCQFQYPTETAGKQYQVPQPPTYKPPTNPAITGIPNINTVLVKPPPFLKLLVAVLYGYKINRRIKPTPPIKKCPEGWFRRDQRCYFFSDKKTSWYGAESLCRLKGGYLAIPDTEEENNFLKETSTSEEVRLQGAPIPHFSRWIGLRSLDGSTIQKIITNELLTFTDFVPGHLASRGLTSEPCVHMDYTSSFLWKVEKCHRGFLYICERHLHFEFKYIV, via the exons ATGTGGGGACCACACTTACTACTTGGAGTACTGGTCGTGTATACATTTGGAAGGGTCAGGTGTCAGTTTCAGTACCCCACAGAGACAGCAGGTAAGCAGTATCAAGTTCCACAACCGCCTACGTACAAACCACCGACAAATCCTGCTATCACTGGGATACCCAACATTAACACGGTACTGGTCAAACCACCAC CGTTCCTAAAGTTGTTGGTAGCTGTTCTTTACGGATATAAAATCAACAGACGGATCAAACCTACACCACCTATCA aAAAGTGTCCCGAGGGATGGTTCAGACGCGATCAGCGATGCTATTTCTTCAGTGATAAGAAAACAAGTTGGTATGGAGCGGAG TCACTTTGCAGATTAAAAGGAGGCTACCTTGCTATACCCGATACCGAGGAGGAGAACAACTTCCTAAAAGAAACTTCGACATCAGAAGAAGTCAGGCTTCAAGGAGCCCCTATACCAC aTTTTTCCCGATGGATAGGATTAAGATCTCTCGATGGATCTACAATTCAAAAGATCATCACCAACGAGCTGCTGACCTTTACCGACTTTGTTCCAGGACACTTGGCAAGTAGGGGTTTGACTTCGGAGCCGTGTGTTCACATGGACTATACTTCTAGTTTCCTTTGGAAGGTGGAAAAATGCCATCGTGGgttcttatatatatgtgaaagACATTTG